Part of the Calditrichota bacterium genome, GCTCGTCTCTGTCGGGACGTGTTGGAAGCAAGGCTTCCGCGGAGTACCGCACACAGGCGGCGAAACTCTCCCGGGCTGCCCGCAAGCAGCCCGGGCAGAGAGAATCTTAGGCTTCGGTTTCCATGGTTTGCGCAACGTGTGCGCCGTCACTTTCGGGAGACAGAACTTCGTCGATATTCAGCAGGATATTGACACGACCCTTGGCCTTGCCCATGCCGAGAATGAACGAGTTGTCGACCGAAGCATTGATGCTGGGTGCGTCTTCGATTTCATTAGACGCAATGTCCAGCACTTCTGAAACTTTGTCGACCTGAAGTCCCATGAGATGGCCGGTGACGTCCACGACAATGATGCACGTTTCGGGAGTTTGCTCGGTGGCGGACATGTCAAACTTAAGGCGAAGATCGATGACGGGAATGACTTTGCCTCGCAGGTTGATCACGCCGCGAACATGTGCAGGCATGCGGGGGACCTGAGTGATGTCCATCATGCCAATAATTTCACGGACTTTTAGGATTTCGATGCCGTATGCTTCATCGGCAAGCTCGAAAGTCAGGTATTTGCCAGCGCGCACGTCCGTGGCAAAGGCTGCATCTTGTACGCTCACGATGCTTTCTCCAAATCAGGATTACAAGTTGATTTGCTGCATAATACAAGCAAAGCAAATGCCTATCCGAAACCCGAAGTTTTACTTCAAAAAGATTTTGCATTTCTGCGATAGGGATTGCGCAGCAAAACTCTTAACCGTTTGATTTTCCTGAGTTCCAATCCGCGCAAGAACTCGACGAAGAATAGGCAAAAATTGGAGAAATTTCTCGATTTTTTTCAATTAGGCAAGAAAAACCCGGCTTGCGCCGGGTTTTTTCAACGTTCTTGGTTTGTTCGCCTACTGCATCTGGTAGAATTCGGTGCGGCGCGTGGCGAGTGTATCGTTGTACGGATTGATAGTTTTGCTATCCGCGAGTTTTGGGTCGATTTCAACGGTCAGAACATCAGCCGAGCTGATAGAACCTGAGGCGAGATGTTCTCCTTGTGTTCCCATGATGACACTTCTTCCGGTGAACGAGACAGACCTGCCGTCGCGATCTTCCGTGCCAATACGATTTGCAGTCGCTGCGAACACCGTGTTTTCAAGACAGCGTGTAACCATGGCCGCCTGACAGAAAGGCAACACGAGATTGGAAGGATGCGCCACGATTTGGGCACCGCGCAAGGTTAGCGTGCGCATGACTTCGGGGAAACGCCAGTCAAAGCAGATCATAACTCCGACTCGGGCAATGCCGATGTCGTAGACATTGAACGGAATGTCGCCCGGATCGAATCGTTCGGTTTCTCTGTCGAACAAGTGGACTTTTCGATAGCGGCCGATTTCACCGTGCGGTCCCATGAAGACAGATGAATTGTAAACTTGCTTGCCTTCCCTTTCAATCAGTCCGATGACCATGTAGCAGTTGCGGTCGCTGCACAGCCCTCTAATCCATTTAGATGTCGGACCGTCGGGAATTTCTTCGGACAGCTCCAAACTCTCGGCGCGTCCGCGCACTTCGTAGCCGGTCAACGCGAGTTCCGGCAACACCCAGAGGTCCGCTTCCCGTTCTCCCAGCAGTTCTTCGATTTGTTTTTGGTTTTTTTTGATTTCCCCGAAGATGGGGTCAGTTTGCACGATGCCCAGAATCATTGTTGTTCGTTTCGGTGCAGATAGTGTGTTTAGCCCGGCGGAAAACAGCCGGATAGTTGAAAGTAATTATCCTCTGGCGGAGCTTGCCGCTTCCGCAATATATTTTGAGATGTCGCGTGGAGATTTGAGCGACCATGTTTTGCGTCCGGCTTCGCTCAGTTTGACGCCTTCGACGGAGCCGCTCGGATCTGAGATAGTTGGAGCTTTCAGAATGAGAAGTTCGCCCGGAAGCAGCGCAACCGTGTCGCTGATACCACCTGCATAGGGCACCGTCTTGCGCACCCATGCTTTCGCATCGACTTCGTAACGACCCGGGGGAATATTCAGAACCGTCACAGAATGCGAGGAAGCGAGCGGAATGCGCGGCAGCCAATCGGTGTCATGGTCGCCCTTCAGAGTCACCATGGACAGCCACTCGCCGCCTTCGGGAACTTCGGGAAACGCGACGACCAACGCGGCACGTCCTTGCTCCAGAAGCACTCCATTGGCATCCAGTCTCGGCACGGCTTCCGGGGATTTGCTTTCCTGCGTGGTACTTGTTTCGGTTGTCGCCGGAGTTTCGGTCTTTGACTTACTGCAGCCGATGACGAGCACAAAGCTCATCAGAATTAGAAGTGTTCTCATTGCCCAACTTATGTTATGCCAGATTTTCTTGCTTTTTTGCCGATGCGCGGCAACTCAGTATGTTCGCGGGTATCCGTAGAGCTGCATCTGGTGACTCGTGCGCGGGAGATATGACCTTGACGTGGACGAAATTCGCGAGCCGCTGATTAGGTAGGTAACTTGCAAACTTGCCCAGTAGCTGGAGTTGTGGCGTTTGTAGTGCGGTTGTTCCAAGTTTGGAACGTAGTTCCACGCGAGATCCTGCGATTGTTGAATCGACGCGGTGATACTCAAAGACTGTTCGATGTAGTAGGCAACGTCAAAACGATGCTCGACGCCCCAGCTCTGCCCGTTGTCCATGTTTCTGTCTTTGGGATCGTGAATAAACCGGTTATGTATGAGGGTGTATCCAATGATCCAGCGGTCATGCACGGCGTATGCACCTGACAAGAGCGTCGTCCAGAAAAAGCCGTCGTCGGCCGGACCAATCGGTTTTTCAAACCGTGAGTCTCCGGTAAACTGGACGTTCCACGAGAGCGGGATGTTCACTTCAAGTCTCGGCCCGAACAACATATATTCTCCGTGGTAAACGGAGTGATCAGAAATCTCACTGTGTTCCACGTACGTGGTGTCGGCAAGATAGTCGAATCTCGTGTAGATTGTGGTGTTTCGCTCAATATAGTTCTGATGCCAACCGTAGAGGAGCATCGAAAAGCGAACGCCTGACCAACGGGAGATAGAGTATGGCGCGATGTATTCATTGATCCGTTCAATTGCGAACGCGTCGAGATCGCCGATGAGGGCAGGATCTTTCTTAAGAACGGATTCAACTTCCCGCCAGAAATACTTGTCGTCCCGCTCGTAGCGCCGTTGGAATTCTCGTTCCCGATACATCAACTCGGCGACTTCGCGCAACGTTTCATCAGACAGATTGCCGTTGATTCTCCCGAGCTCTCGCAAGCGAATCTCGAGAACGTGCGCGCGGTAAATTCCACTGGCATCCCTCACGCGTCCCCAGCCCAACCCAAGTTCTCCGCTCAGATCATAGCGCATGTTGGCTTCGCGGCCATCGGTTATCTGCTGGTTAGCCCATTCAGGATAGCCCACCTTCGATTCGTCATGATACCAATACTGGTAGACTCCAGCACTCAGCAAGCCGGTCCCAATCAGTCCTATCGGCCGTTCAGTGGGATAATAGGCTCCGGATAAGTTTGCATCGTACGACTCTTGAGCCCTGCGATCGAGATCAGAAGACACTTGATGATAATAGTCGCTTCGAGTGCGCGTTTTATTGTCAAAGAAATTTCCCGTTCCCCGAACTCTGGCGGCGGCCTCCAA contains:
- a CDS encoding acyltransferase; the encoded protein is MILGIVQTDPIFGEIKKNQKQIEELLGEREADLWVLPELALTGYEVRGRAESLELSEEIPDGPTSKWIRGLCSDRNCYMVIGLIEREGKQVYNSSVFMGPHGEIGRYRKVHLFDRETERFDPGDIPFNVYDIGIARVGVMICFDWRFPEVMRTLTLRGAQIVAHPSNLVLPFCQAAMVTRCLENTVFAATANRIGTEDRDGRSVSFTGRSVIMGTQGEHLASGSISSADVLTVEIDPKLADSKTINPYNDTLATRRTEFYQMQ
- a CDS encoding chemotaxis protein CheW — encoded protein: MVSVQDAAFATDVRAGKYLTFELADEAYGIEILKVREIIGMMDITQVPRMPAHVRGVINLRGKVIPVIDLRLKFDMSATEQTPETCIIVVDVTGHLMGLQVDKVSEVLDIASNEIEDAPSINASVDNSFILGMGKAKGRVNILLNIDEVLSPESDGAHVAQTMETEA